The window CCGACGCGGTCGCCGAGGGCCTCATGGCCCGCGCGGGCGCCGGCCGCGACGAGGCCGCCGAGGCGGGCAGCCAGGTCGGCGGCGACGAGCCGCTCGCCGACTGGGAGCGCGAGCTGCTTCAGGGCGAGGGTCAGGCCGAGGCCGGCGCCGGCGAGACCGCGCCGACCGCCTGATCCCCGGGTCGCCCGACCCTGATCGCACCTTTCACCACCAACGACAGGAAGAACATGGCTCAGATCAGCGCCGCGGAGGTCAAGAAGCTCCGCGAGCTCACCGGCGCCGGGATGATGGACTGCAAGGGCGCGCTCGAGCAGTCCGACGGCGACTTCGACAAGGCGGTCGAGATCCTCCGCCTCAAGGGCGCCAAGGACGTCGGCAAGCGCGAGACCCGCACCGCCTCCAACGGCCTGGTCGCCGCGCGGCTCGACGGCACCACGCGGGCCGTCCTGCTCGAGGTCAACTGCGAGACCGACTTCGTCGCCAAGGGCGAGCGCTTCCAGGAGCTGGCCGTCGAGCTCGCCGACCACGTCGCGGAGGCGCAGCCCTCCGACGTACCCACCCTGCTCGAGCAGCCGTTCACCAAGGACCCGGGCAAGACGGTCAAGCAGGTGATCGACGAGGCCAGTGCGGTCATCGGCGAGAAGCTCGAGGTCCGTCGCTTCGCGACCTTCGAAGGCACCTACATCGCGTCGTACCTGCACCGCACCAGCCCCGACCTGCCGCCGCAGATCGGCGTGCTCGTCGAGCTGAGCGTCGAGAACCCCGAGCTCGGCAAGGACATCGCGCAGCACATCGCGGCGCTGCCGCCGCGGTGGCTGACCCGCGACGAGGTCCCCGCCGACGTCGTCGAGGGGGAGCGGCGGATCGCCGAGCAGATGGCCAAGGACGAGGGCAAGCCCGAGCAGGCCGTCCCGAAGATCGTCGAGGGCCGCGTCAACGGGTTCTTCAAGGACTTCGTGCTGCTCGAGCAGCCGTTCGTCAAGGAGAACAAGAAGAGCATCAAGCAGGTGCTCGAC of the Mycobacteriales bacterium genome contains:
- the tsf gene encoding translation elongation factor Ts — its product is MAQISAAEVKKLRELTGAGMMDCKGALEQSDGDFDKAVEILRLKGAKDVGKRETRTASNGLVAARLDGTTRAVLLEVNCETDFVAKGERFQELAVELADHVAEAQPSDVPTLLEQPFTKDPGKTVKQVIDEASAVIGEKLEVRRFATFEGTYIASYLHRTSPDLPPQIGVLVELSVENPELGKDIAQHIAALPPRWLTRDEVPADVVEGERRIAEQMAKDEGKPEQAVPKIVEGRVNGFFKDFVLLEQPFVKENKKSIKQVLDDAGVQVARFARFKVGQE